In the genome of Nocardioides seonyuensis, one region contains:
- a CDS encoding response regulator transcription factor → MIRLLLADDQALVRGALAALLDLEPDLEVVAQVGRGDEVVAAARDSAAEVCLLDIEMPGASGLEAAEELRRELPQVRSLIVTTFGRPGYVRRALDAGAAGFVVKDTPARQLADAVRRVHQGLRVVDPDLAAESLMDGASPLTARERELLALALNGSAVSAIARQVHLSEGTVRNHLSAAIGKTGATTRAEAARIAQERGWL, encoded by the coding sequence GTGATCCGGCTGCTGCTCGCCGACGACCAGGCACTGGTCCGCGGCGCCCTGGCTGCCCTGCTCGACCTCGAGCCCGACCTCGAGGTCGTCGCCCAGGTCGGCCGCGGCGACGAGGTGGTCGCGGCCGCGCGCGACTCGGCGGCCGAGGTGTGCCTGCTCGACATCGAGATGCCCGGGGCCTCCGGGCTCGAGGCCGCGGAGGAGCTGCGTCGTGAGCTGCCGCAGGTGCGGTCGCTGATCGTCACGACCTTCGGTCGTCCCGGCTACGTCCGCCGTGCGCTCGACGCCGGCGCCGCCGGCTTCGTCGTGAAGGACACCCCCGCACGCCAGCTCGCCGACGCCGTACGACGCGTGCACCAGGGCCTGCGCGTCGTCGACCCCGACCTCGCCGCCGAGTCGCTCATGGACGGCGCCTCGCCGCTGACCGCTCGGGAGCGCGAGCTGCTGGCCCTCGCCCTGAACGGCTCAGCGGTCTCGGCCATCGCCCGCCAGGTGCACCTCTCCGAGGGCACCGTGCGCAACCACCTCTCCGCGGCCATCGGCAAGACCGGAGCCACCACCCGCGCCGAGGCTGCGCGGATCGCCCAGGAGCGCGGCTGGCTCTAG
- a CDS encoding ABC transporter permease, whose amino-acid sequence MSTTHSGLRPARPLLFAYVRLDLARQLRDTFGMFFVVALPAFMFLVFGLGSDGPVGSANVSMYVMVSMAAYGAVTATTSIAGSAYIEQVMGWGRQLSLTPARPRQLVALKTAIAMVVAAVPVAVIFVIGAATGARGNAFDWIASAVVIWLGSAMFAIYGLAVGTNFRSQNASGVAAGLIVVMAFLGNVFSPMSGLILDIGRFTPLYGYAGLARYPLTSGYLPMDAGRDPVWLLLANVVAWTVIFALLAVLGVRRGRERV is encoded by the coding sequence ATGAGCACGACCCACTCGGGCCTGCGCCCGGCACGGCCCCTCCTGTTCGCCTACGTGCGGCTCGACCTCGCGCGGCAGCTGCGTGACACGTTCGGGATGTTCTTCGTCGTCGCCCTGCCGGCCTTCATGTTCCTGGTGTTCGGTCTCGGCTCCGACGGCCCGGTCGGCAGCGCCAACGTCTCCATGTACGTCATGGTCTCGATGGCGGCGTACGGCGCCGTCACGGCGACCACGAGCATCGCGGGGTCGGCGTACATCGAGCAGGTCATGGGCTGGGGCCGCCAGCTCTCCCTCACCCCGGCCAGGCCCCGCCAGCTCGTCGCACTCAAGACGGCGATCGCCATGGTGGTCGCGGCCGTCCCGGTTGCTGTTATCTTCGTGATCGGTGCCGCCACCGGTGCGCGCGGGAACGCCTTCGACTGGATCGCCTCCGCGGTGGTCATCTGGCTCGGGTCGGCGATGTTCGCGATCTACGGCTTGGCCGTGGGCACGAACTTCCGCAGCCAGAACGCCTCGGGGGTGGCGGCCGGCCTGATCGTGGTGATGGCCTTCCTCGGCAACGTGTTCTCACCGATGAGCGGGCTCATCCTCGACATCGGTCGCTTCACCCCTCTCTACGGCTACGCCGGCCTGGCTCGCTATCCCTTGACCTCGGGCTACCTGCCGATGGACGCCGGCCGCGACCCGGTGTGGCTCCTGCTCGCTAACGTGGTCGCGTGGACGGTGATCTTCGCCCTGCTCGCGGTGCTGGGCGTGCGACGCGGTCGGGAGCGCGTGTGA
- a CDS encoding acyl-CoA dehydrogenase: protein MSHYKSNLRDIEFNLFEVLGRDEILGQGPFAEVDGESAREILREVDRLAREDIAASYEDSDRNPPVFDPKTHTAPMPESFKKSYQAWMDSEFWRLQIREELGGTPAPSSLNWAMGEMVLGANAPIHMYAAGAPFAGVVYNNGNERDRKVAQIMVDRQWGCTMVLTEPDAGSDVGAGRAKATPNDDGSWNITGVKRFITSATHDMSENIMHLVLARPEGVEGAGGPGTKGLSLFWMPEQHFDHETGELTGERNGVYVTNVEHKMGIKVSNTCEVTFGDPQVGGGEPAKGWLLGEVHDGIAQMFDVIENARMMVGTKAIATLSTGYLNALDYAKERVQGADLTQAADKTAPRVTITHHPDVRRSLMTQKSFAEAMRALVLYTATWQDQVMVAEHEGTASSDEARLAAAVNDLLLPIVKGYGSERSWVLLGTESLQTFGGSGFLQEYPIEQYVRDAKIDTLYEGTTAIQGQDFFFRKIVKDQGRALGHLAKEIEAFISSEAGNGRLKNERALLATALEDANAIVGHMINDLMSAADPQAIRNIYKVGLNTTRLLMALGDVVCAWLLLRQAEVALEKLAGDPGKDKAFYEGKVAAAQFFAATNLPRLTAERAIAEATGLDLMDLDEAAF, encoded by the coding sequence GTGAGCCACTACAAGAGCAACCTCCGCGACATCGAGTTCAACCTCTTCGAGGTGCTCGGTCGCGACGAGATCCTGGGCCAGGGTCCCTTCGCGGAGGTCGACGGCGAGAGCGCTCGCGAGATCCTGCGCGAGGTCGACCGCCTCGCCCGCGAGGACATCGCCGCCTCCTACGAGGACAGCGACCGCAACCCCCCGGTGTTCGACCCGAAGACCCACACCGCCCCCATGCCGGAGTCCTTCAAGAAGAGCTACCAGGCGTGGATGGACTCCGAGTTCTGGCGTCTCCAGATCCGCGAGGAGCTCGGCGGCACGCCTGCCCCCTCCTCCCTCAACTGGGCCATGGGCGAGATGGTGCTCGGCGCCAACGCCCCGATCCACATGTACGCCGCGGGCGCGCCCTTCGCGGGCGTGGTCTACAACAACGGCAACGAGCGTGACCGCAAGGTCGCCCAGATCATGGTCGACCGCCAGTGGGGCTGCACCATGGTGCTGACCGAGCCCGACGCGGGCTCCGACGTCGGCGCGGGCCGGGCCAAGGCCACCCCCAACGACGACGGCTCGTGGAACATCACCGGCGTGAAGCGCTTCATCACCAGCGCCACGCACGACATGAGCGAGAACATCATGCACCTCGTCCTCGCGCGCCCCGAGGGCGTCGAGGGCGCCGGCGGTCCCGGCACCAAGGGCCTCTCGCTGTTCTGGATGCCCGAGCAGCACTTCGACCACGAGACCGGCGAGCTGACCGGCGAGCGCAACGGCGTCTACGTCACCAACGTCGAGCACAAGATGGGCATCAAGGTCTCCAACACCTGCGAGGTCACCTTCGGCGACCCGCAGGTCGGCGGCGGCGAGCCTGCGAAGGGCTGGCTCCTCGGCGAGGTCCACGACGGCATCGCCCAGATGTTCGACGTCATCGAGAACGCCCGCATGATGGTCGGCACCAAGGCCATCGCCACCCTCTCCACCGGCTACCTCAACGCCCTCGACTACGCCAAGGAGCGCGTCCAGGGTGCCGACCTGACCCAGGCCGCCGACAAGACCGCCCCGCGCGTCACCATCACCCACCACCCCGACGTGCGTCGCTCGCTGATGACCCAGAAGTCCTTCGCCGAGGCCATGCGCGCCCTGGTGCTCTACACCGCCACCTGGCAGGACCAGGTGATGGTGGCCGAGCACGAGGGCACCGCCTCCTCCGACGAGGCCAGGCTCGCAGCAGCGGTCAACGACCTGCTCCTCCCGATCGTCAAGGGCTACGGCTCCGAGCGCTCGTGGGTGCTGCTCGGCACCGAGTCCCTGCAGACCTTCGGCGGCTCCGGCTTCCTGCAGGAGTACCCCATCGAGCAGTACGTCCGCGACGCCAAGATCGACACCCTCTACGAGGGCACGACCGCCATCCAGGGCCAGGACTTCTTCTTCCGCAAGATCGTCAAGGACCAGGGCCGCGCCCTGGGCCACCTCGCCAAGGAGATCGAGGCGTTCATCTCCTCCGAGGCCGGCAACGGTCGACTCAAGAACGAGCGCGCCCTGCTCGCGACCGCTCTCGAGGACGCCAACGCCATCGTCGGCCACATGATCAACGACCTCATGTCGGCCGCCGACCCGCAGGCGATCCGCAACATCTACAAGGTCGGCCTCAACACCACGCGCCTGCTGATGGCGCTCGGTGACGTGGTCTGCGCCTGGCTGCTGCTGCGCCAGGCCGAGGTCGCGCTCGAGAAGCTCGCCGGCGACCCCGGCAAGGACAAGGCCTTCTACGAGGGCAAGGTCGCGGCCGCGCAGTTCTTCGCCGCCACCAACCTCCCCCGACTGACGGCCGAGCGCGCGATCGCCGAGGCCACCGGCCTCGACCTGATGGACCTCGACGAGGCCGCGTTCTGA
- a CDS encoding MlaE family ABC transporter permease: MSLSTDTRAMLGKPVDMLVTLGAELKFHARALAWIPAAIVRYPKDVIRTLAEVTFGSGALAVIGGTIGVMLGMSLFTGTVVGMQGYAALNQIGTSTLNGFISAYFNTREIAPLVAALALSATVGSGFTAQLGAMRISEEIDALEVMAVRSVPYLVTCRIIAGFIAIIPLYVIGLLTSYMGSRLITVYFFGQSAGTYDHYFKLFLPPVDIVLSFVKVLIFAVLVILIHCYYGYTASGGPAGVGRAVGNAVRRSIVVVALLDFVLSLALWGTTTTVRIAG; the protein is encoded by the coding sequence ATGAGCCTCTCCACTGACACCCGCGCGATGCTCGGCAAGCCCGTCGACATGCTCGTCACGCTCGGCGCCGAGCTGAAGTTCCACGCCCGGGCACTGGCCTGGATCCCGGCCGCGATCGTCCGCTACCCCAAGGACGTCATCCGCACGCTGGCCGAGGTCACCTTCGGCTCCGGCGCGCTGGCCGTCATCGGCGGCACCATCGGGGTGATGCTGGGCATGAGCCTCTTCACCGGCACGGTCGTGGGCATGCAGGGGTACGCCGCGCTCAACCAGATCGGCACCTCCACGCTCAACGGCTTCATCTCCGCCTACTTCAACACCCGTGAGATCGCACCTCTCGTCGCCGCTCTCGCACTCTCGGCCACCGTCGGCTCGGGCTTCACCGCCCAGCTCGGCGCCATGCGCATCTCCGAGGAGATCGACGCCCTCGAGGTCATGGCCGTGCGCAGCGTCCCCTACCTCGTCACCTGCCGGATCATCGCGGGCTTCATCGCGATCATCCCGCTCTACGTCATCGGCCTGCTGACCTCCTACATGGGGTCCCGCCTCATCACGGTCTACTTCTTCGGACAGTCCGCCGGCACCTACGACCACTACTTCAAGCTGTTCCTGCCCCCGGTCGACATCGTGCTCTCCTTCGTGAAGGTCCTGATCTTCGCGGTCCTGGTGATCCTGATCCACTGCTACTACGGCTACACCGCCAGTGGCGGCCCGGCAGGCGTGGGCCGCGCGGTCGGCAATGCCGTGCGCCGCAGCATCGTCGTCGTCGCACTCCTCGACTTCGTCCTGTCGCTCGCGCTGTGGGGCACGACCACGACAGTGAGGATCGCCGGATGA
- a CDS encoding sensor histidine kinase, with protein sequence MTPEPLPVNPWQKWGWAFASIWLVFLVYPVTTALEADGPAATRVFALACILAFAVFNILGYGPLQGRAWLAVAGMVLAGAATIPVIGMGAVAYTPYLVMLSALQLPPPWWKWATAAWAAVPLVALLDVGGFPSFFFLTVWPIAIGGVLLRIFAEKEYEFGVTKERLALVAERERVARDVHDVLGHSLTALSIKAELASRLIEVDPARAKAELESIQETARLALAEVRSTVGGLRAANLEAELAAAPQVLADAGIATEVHGEVSDTDPRHRALLAWVLRESVTNVVRHSGAHRVGIVLAPTGLVVSDDGRGLAGPEGNGLRGMRERVSAAGGRVVVSGADPGTRLEVVL encoded by the coding sequence GTGACGCCGGAGCCCCTCCCCGTCAACCCCTGGCAGAAGTGGGGCTGGGCGTTCGCGAGCATCTGGCTGGTCTTCCTCGTCTACCCCGTCACCACCGCCCTGGAGGCCGATGGCCCAGCGGCGACGCGGGTCTTCGCGCTCGCCTGCATCCTGGCCTTCGCCGTCTTCAACATCCTGGGCTACGGCCCGTTGCAGGGCCGTGCGTGGCTGGCCGTCGCGGGCATGGTGCTGGCCGGTGCGGCGACGATCCCGGTCATCGGGATGGGAGCGGTCGCCTACACGCCCTACCTCGTGATGCTCTCGGCGCTCCAGCTGCCCCCGCCGTGGTGGAAGTGGGCCACCGCGGCCTGGGCGGCGGTGCCGCTGGTCGCGCTGCTCGACGTCGGCGGCTTCCCGTCCTTCTTCTTCCTGACGGTGTGGCCGATCGCGATCGGCGGCGTGCTCCTGCGGATCTTCGCCGAGAAGGAGTACGAGTTCGGCGTCACCAAGGAGCGCCTGGCCCTGGTCGCCGAGCGGGAGCGGGTCGCTCGCGACGTCCACGACGTGCTCGGCCACTCGCTCACCGCGCTCTCCATCAAGGCCGAGCTCGCCTCCCGCCTGATCGAGGTCGACCCGGCGCGCGCCAAGGCCGAGCTCGAGTCGATCCAGGAGACGGCCCGCCTCGCCCTCGCCGAGGTCCGGTCCACCGTCGGCGGCCTCCGCGCGGCCAACCTGGAGGCCGAGCTGGCGGCAGCCCCGCAGGTGCTGGCCGACGCCGGCATCGCGACCGAGGTGCACGGCGAGGTCTCCGACACCGACCCCCGCCATCGTGCGCTGCTGGCGTGGGTGCTGCGCGAGTCTGTGACCAACGTCGTACGACACTCGGGTGCCCACCGGGTGGGCATCGTCCTGGCCCCGACCGGGCTGGTGGTCAGCGACGACGGGCGGGGACTCGCGGGTCCCGAGGGCAACGGCCTGCGCGGCATGCGCGAACGCGTCTCGGCGGCGGGCGGGCGAGTGGTGGTCTCGGGGGCCGACCCGGGCACCCGGCTCGAGGTGGTCCTGTGA
- a CDS encoding Ig-like domain-containing protein — protein sequence MTISTTRSRFRTIGSATLAGAVGLGMGALAVATAAPASAAAIDKNISYTCVITDADANGDGSIDVPYLPITQPVVARTRVTIPDTVAKGETIPETPVLIDIDLSSVADTARTSFGTHVKGGSSNTQVHFGINGTDNAYTLQNLSAPWMVIPNNNPTGLEAPGTWVVPVAGTAPVVTVPDSASGTITVDGPSSFTIDAFHNSTGTDPHVGTSHLECTVINVDELRLGTIQVEGTDASKTTTLAATAAPSPVDKPATVNFAVTPATGTGTVALSYQGTEIGKATVAAGAASISIPATTFPKVGTYALQAEYSGDATHLGSKANVSVVRTAATLPPVVPAPIADAKINAKPKPKAFKVNKAAKLKIAIKSASTSLAGKIVVKVGSKTLGKGKTDDAGKATIKLKKIKKKYVKKGKIKLKVTYGGNATTEKAKKTVKVKVKG from the coding sequence ATGACAATCTCGACCACGAGATCTCGTTTTCGCACTATCGGCTCCGCCACCCTTGCGGGCGCCGTCGGCCTCGGAATGGGTGCCCTGGCAGTGGCAACCGCTGCTCCGGCCTCGGCTGCGGCCATCGACAAGAACATCAGCTACACCTGCGTCATCACCGACGCCGACGCCAACGGTGACGGCTCCATCGACGTCCCCTACCTGCCCATCACGCAGCCGGTGGTCGCTCGGACCCGGGTCACGATCCCGGACACGGTCGCCAAGGGCGAGACCATCCCCGAGACCCCGGTCCTCATCGACATCGACCTCAGCTCGGTCGCCGACACGGCCCGGACCTCGTTCGGCACCCACGTCAAGGGCGGCTCGAGCAACACGCAGGTCCACTTCGGGATCAACGGCACCGACAACGCCTACACCCTCCAGAACCTCTCGGCTCCCTGGATGGTGATCCCCAACAACAACCCGACCGGCCTCGAGGCTCCCGGCACGTGGGTCGTGCCCGTGGCGGGCACCGCCCCGGTCGTCACCGTGCCTGACAGCGCGTCCGGCACCATCACCGTGGACGGCCCCAGCTCGTTCACGATCGACGCGTTCCACAACAGCACCGGCACCGACCCGCACGTCGGGACGTCGCACCTCGAGTGCACCGTGATCAACGTCGATGAGCTGCGTCTGGGCACGATCCAGGTGGAGGGCACTGACGCGTCCAAGACGACCACGCTGGCCGCCACCGCGGCGCCCAGCCCCGTGGACAAGCCGGCGACCGTGAACTTCGCGGTCACCCCGGCCACCGGCACCGGCACCGTCGCGCTGTCCTACCAGGGCACCGAGATCGGCAAGGCCACCGTGGCCGCCGGCGCAGCGTCCATCTCGATCCCGGCGACGACCTTCCCCAAGGTCGGCACCTACGCACTCCAGGCGGAGTACTCCGGTGACGCGACGCACCTCGGCTCCAAGGCCAACGTGTCGGTCGTCCGCACCGCGGCAACCCTCCCGCCGGTCGTGCCGGCGCCGATCGCGGACGCCAAGATCAACGCCAAGCCGAAGCCCAAGGCCTTCAAGGTCAACAAGGCTGCCAAGCTGAAGATCGCGATCAAGTCCGCCAGCACCTCGCTGGCCGGCAAGATCGTGGTCAAGGTCGGAAGCAAGACCCTGGGCAAGGGCAAGACCGACGACGCCGGCAAGGCGACGATCAAGCTCAAGAAGATCAAGAAGAAGTACGTCAAGAAGGGCAAGATCAAGCTCAAGGTGACCTACGGCGGCAACGCCACCACCGAGAAGGCCAAGAAGACCGTCAAGGTCAAGGTCAAGGGCTGA
- a CDS encoding ABC transporter ATP-binding protein, with translation MTSPAAVPAIRARGLRKTFRSTDGSSVVAVDDVDLTIEPGEIVAFLGPNGAGKTTTVDMLLGLTRPDAGTVEVYGDSPRRAVEAGRISAVMQTGGLLPDFTVRETVVAIAALHGRPDRVDAVLERADLTALAGRRVQACSGGEQQRLKFALALVPDPDLIVLDEPTTGMDVASRQAFWAAMRADAAEGRTVVFATHYLAEADEFAARTVLMAHGRIVHDAATADVRAAYGGRTLTFRPPPDVVHTDGIDPAWLASVGRALAPLGVGDVEVSMASLESAFLALTADDGVLEAAGGHR, from the coding sequence ATGACCTCACCAGCAGCCGTGCCCGCGATCCGGGCCCGCGGGCTCCGCAAGACGTTCCGATCGACCGACGGCTCCTCGGTGGTGGCGGTCGACGACGTCGACCTCACCATCGAGCCCGGCGAGATCGTCGCCTTCCTGGGCCCCAACGGCGCCGGCAAGACCACCACGGTGGACATGCTGCTGGGCCTGACGCGTCCTGACGCCGGGACCGTCGAGGTGTACGGCGACAGCCCGCGACGCGCGGTCGAGGCGGGCCGGATCTCTGCGGTCATGCAGACCGGCGGCCTCCTCCCCGACTTCACCGTGCGCGAGACGGTGGTCGCGATCGCCGCCCTCCACGGCCGCCCGGACCGCGTCGACGCCGTGCTCGAGAGGGCAGACCTGACCGCCCTGGCCGGGCGCCGGGTGCAGGCGTGCTCGGGGGGTGAGCAGCAGCGGCTGAAGTTCGCGCTCGCCCTGGTGCCCGACCCCGACCTGATCGTCCTGGACGAGCCCACCACCGGCATGGACGTGGCGTCGCGCCAGGCGTTCTGGGCGGCCATGCGCGCAGACGCGGCGGAGGGCCGCACTGTCGTGTTCGCGACCCACTACCTCGCCGAGGCCGACGAGTTCGCCGCCCGCACGGTCCTGATGGCGCACGGACGCATCGTGCACGACGCCGCCACAGCGGACGTGCGAGCGGCCTACGGCGGCCGCACCCTGACGTTCAGGCCGCCGCCCGACGTCGTGCACACCGACGGGATCGACCCCGCCTGGCTCGCGAGCGTCGGCCGGGCGTTGGCCCCGCTCGGAGTCGGCGACGTCGAGGTGTCGATGGCCAGCCTCGAGTCGGCGTTCCTCGCCCTCACCGCTGACGACGGCGTCCTCGAGGCGGCCGGGGGGCACCGATGA
- a CDS encoding MlaE family ABC transporter permease, whose product MRGLRQVGSLFALALDVIVNIFRRPFQWRETLEQFWFIASVSILPAALVAVPFGAVIALQLGTLTVQIGAQSFTGAASVLAVIQQASPIVTALAIAGAGGAAICADLGARTIREEIDAMKVLGVSPVQRLVVPRVLATMLVAVLLNGMVSVVGVIGGYVFNVLVQDGTPGAYLASFTALAQIEDLIVGEIKAVIFGFIAGVVAAYRGLNPSAGPKGVGDAVNQSVVITFLLLFFMNFVITTLYLQVIPAKGA is encoded by the coding sequence ATGCGCGGCCTGCGCCAGGTCGGCAGCCTCTTCGCCCTGGCGCTCGACGTCATCGTCAACATCTTCCGGCGCCCGTTCCAGTGGCGCGAGACACTGGAGCAGTTCTGGTTCATCGCCAGCGTCTCGATCCTGCCGGCCGCGCTCGTCGCGGTGCCCTTCGGCGCCGTCATCGCGCTCCAGCTCGGCACCCTCACGGTGCAGATCGGCGCCCAGTCGTTCACCGGGGCCGCCAGCGTGCTGGCGGTCATCCAGCAGGCGAGTCCCATCGTGACCGCGCTGGCCATCGCCGGTGCCGGTGGCGCGGCCATCTGTGCCGACCTGGGCGCCCGCACGATCCGCGAGGAGATCGACGCCATGAAGGTGCTCGGCGTCTCCCCGGTCCAGCGCCTGGTCGTGCCGCGGGTGCTCGCCACGATGCTGGTCGCTGTCCTCCTCAACGGCATGGTCTCGGTCGTCGGCGTGATCGGCGGCTACGTGTTCAACGTGCTCGTCCAGGACGGCACCCCGGGCGCCTACCTCGCCTCCTTCACCGCGCTCGCCCAGATCGAGGACCTGATCGTCGGCGAGATCAAGGCAGTGATCTTCGGCTTCATCGCCGGAGTCGTCGCCGCCTACCGCGGCCTCAACCCCAGCGCCGGCCCCAAGGGCGTGGGCGACGCGGTCAACCAGTCCGTGGTCATCACGTTCCTGCTGCTGTTCTTCATGAACTTCGTGATCACCACCCTCTACCTCCAAGTCATCCCGGCGAAGGGTGCCTGA